DNA from Musa acuminata AAA Group cultivar baxijiao chromosome BXJ1-5, Cavendish_Baxijiao_AAA, whole genome shotgun sequence:
GTCGCCGCTCGCAGCAAAGATCAACACCGGAAGGTCACTTTTGCTGAGCTAACCAAAGCAACCGATGGGTTTTCGCCTGCTAACCTTATTGGCACGGGAAGCTTCGGATCTGTGTACAGAGGCGTCGTGGATTGGGAAGACCACAAGGATGTGGCGGTGAAGGTACTCAACCTGCAGCAAAGAGGAGCTTCAAGAAGCTTCGTAGCTGAATGTGAAGCTTTGAGAAACACCAGGCATCGGAATCTCGTCAAGGCACTAACATCATGCTCGGGTGTTGATTTCGGAGGGAACGACTTCAAAGCTCTAGTGTTTGAGTTCTTACCGAATGGAAGCCTGGACGAGTGGCTTCATCCTCCCGAAAGAGACGAACAGGGTTCATCGAGAAGGCTAAGCCTTATGCAACGACTGAACATATCGATCGATGTGGCTTCCGCGTTGGGCTACCTTCATCACCATGGCCGCACCCCGATTGTTCACTGTGATGTTAAACCGAGCAATGTTCTTCTGGATCATGACATGGTTGCCCGTTTGGGTGACTTTGGATTAGCGAGGCTCCTGAACAAAGTTGCCGGCAAGTCATCGACCAACTCGGTGACGTTGAGAGGGTCGGTCGGTTATGCTGCTCCAGGTGTGTTTAGATTTCAATGATGCTTCTCATTTTGTTGATCTATATGCTCTTAGATTTGCTCACTATCAGAGAAGAAGTTGGCATGAATGAAGTAAGTTGTGATTCGTTCTGCATGCATTGCAGAGTATGGGATGGGCAATAAGGTCTCTACGGAAGGGGACGTGTACAGTTACGGAACACTCCTGCTAGAGATGTTCACCGGGAAGCGACCTACGGACGATGGCTTCAAGGAAGGTCTGAACCTTGGTCGATACGTTGAGGTGGCACTTTCCAAACGCGTAGTTGACATCATCGATCCCTACTTGTCATTGCAAGGGGGAGATGGGGAAGCACGTCACGCAAATCCAATGGCAAATGGATTAAGCACGAGAGCGGTAGAATGCGTTGCTTCGGTGCTTACAGTCGGCGTTTTATGTTCCAAGGAAGCACCTAAACAGCGAATGCATATGGAAGCGGTCGTAAGGGAATTGCACGACATCAGGGATGCGTTTCTGGGACTGCCTCTACTGTGACAGATTTGGACGGAGTGCCGATGAGATCATCTACTATTTTGCATTTATCAGACAATTCAGATTAGAAAATtaagtctttttttttattttcaaatctttaataGATTTTGTCTTGATGATCGAAGTCAATTTTAGTGACCTATGGTCAACGTCACAACTCTGTAGAAGAAGGCCACCATTGTTGTATGTGTTGTCGATTCACCGGCAGCCTAGTTTGACAACTAAATTATAGTTTATTGACAACACCAGTATGAGCCtaacataatataataataatgttTTGTTCAACTCCCATTGCATT
Protein-coding regions in this window:
- the LOC135673182 gene encoding receptor kinase-like protein Xa21, whose protein sequence is MQGNFFHGHIPSSFGQLKGLRVLDISSNDLWGRIPDFVGSSRSMTYLNLSYNNLDGEVPTDGIFGNVSAFSVSGNINLCGGVPQLGLPSCSSRKKTSSVKLIAIISVAGGICCVIFLISCFAARYWPCKSRTHDSVAARSKDQHRKVTFAELTKATDGFSPANLIGTGSFGSVYRGVVDWEDHKDVAVKVLNLQQRGASRSFVAECEALRNTRHRNLVKALTSCSGVDFGGNDFKALVFEFLPNGSLDEWLHPPERDEQGSSRRLSLMQRLNISIDVASALGYLHHHGRTPIVHCDVKPSNVLLDHDMVARLGDFGLARLLNKVAGKSSTNSVTLRGSVGYAAPEYGMGNKVSTEGDVYSYGTLLLEMFTGKRPTDDGFKEGLNLGRYVEVALSKRVVDIIDPYLSLQGGDGEARHANPMANGLSTRAVECVASVLTVGVLCSKEAPKQRMHMEAVVRELHDIRDAFLGLPLL